A portion of the Salvelinus alpinus chromosome 33, SLU_Salpinus.1, whole genome shotgun sequence genome contains these proteins:
- the LOC139562751 gene encoding myotubularin-related protein 10-like isoform X2, with amino-acid sequence MMPSPCRSVFNRFQVANRLLGEHDVPLACVEQVVTVNDAKGKQKVLCSNQKLKFNPTELILYCKDFRIIRFRFDEAGPQSAKKVCLAIAHYSQPADPQLLFGFEYVGKQYYGSLGERVNGVDPGGGLQMPLFDRPSEWDREIKRTGAAEWRVCSINEGYVVSPSLPEYFVVPVSLADQDLKQYLCFFTAHRIPLWCWNHPNGSALVRMASISDPLQQRKLDQRICSAITKSHPQRSDVLKSDLDKNLPNIQDIQAAFVKVRQICVIEPFEESEEKWLSSMESSRWLEYVRAFLKHSAEVVYLLEGKHVSVILQEEEDRDLSCVVSSLVQLMLDPHFRSLTGFQSLVQKEWVMAGHRFLDRCNHLKKNDKEESPLFQLFLDCVWQIINQYPAAFEFTETYLTVLSDSMWIPVFSTFLFNCPQQRTENSMDFAQSKCISVGEEKALRFPPVWDWSQQFTPKDQALFNNPMYVGKGATCVQNGAVKSFRRTKKNYSSTLRGMPSSLRNILMDGHDSLTLTRRNSLVSRLKPDFSQIREVVESPTERFFRDWVSRPADLQGMLIPQLLPSHLALWRLYFLRWVPEASIPKGGPVTAYHKLSQLADEVEKLQSQLRQYKGATPASTPTSNPSAPPSDHSRMYFKAGSTHEPSSTPEYLSSSFPFSPVGNMCRRSILGTPLSKFLNGAKIWLSTETLANEAL; translated from the exons ATGATGCCCTCCCCATGCAGGTCTGTTTTCAAT AGGTTCCAGGTTGCCAACCGTCTGCTTGGAGAGCACGATGTTCCCCTGGCGTGTGTTGAGCAGGTGGTGACAG TGAACGATGCTAAGGGGAAGCAGAAGGTTCTGTGTTCCAACCAAAAGCTGAAGTTTAATCCCACCGAGCTCATCCTTTACTGCAAGGATTTCCGAATCATCAGGTTCCGCTTTGACGAGGCTGGGCCCCAGAGCGCCAAGAAG GTTTGCCTGGCCATCGCTCACTACTCCCAGCCCGCTGATCCCCAGCTGCTGTTTGGCTTCGAGTACGTAGGGAAGCAATACTATGGATCATTGG GGGAGCGAGTTAATGGAGTAGATCCCGGAGGAGGACTGCAGATGCCCCTGTTTGACCGGCCTTCTGAATGGGACAGAGAGATCAAGAGAACGGGTGCAGCGGAGTGGAGGGTGTGCTCCATCAACGAGGGCTACGTCGTCTCACCCAG tctcccAGAGTACTTTGTGGTCCCAGTGTCCTTGGCGGATCAAGACCTGAAGCAGTACTTGTGTTTTTTCACTGCTCACCGCATCCCT TTGTGGTGCTGGAATCACCCCAACGGCAGTGCCCTGGTGCGCATGGCCAGCATCAGTGACCCACTGCAGCAGAGGAAGCTGGACCAGAG GATCTGTAGTGCCATAACAAAGAGCCACCCACAGCGCAGTGACGTCCTCAAGTCCGACCTGGACAAGAACCTGCCCAACATCCAGGACATCCAGGCTGCCTTTGTCAAAGTGCGGCAGATCTGTGTCATCG aGCCCTTTGAGGAGTCTGAGGAGAAGTGGCTGTCGTCCATGGAAAGCTCTCGATGGCTGGAGTATGTCAG GGCCTTCCTGAAGCATTCAGCCGAGGTAGTCTACTTGCTGGAGGGAAAACATGTGTCTGTCATTCTGCAAG aggAAGAAGACAGGGACCTGAGCTGTGTGGTGTCCTCTCTGGTACAACTGATGCTGGACCCTCACTTCCGTAGCCTCACTGGCTTCCAGAGCCTGGTGCAGAAGGAGTGGGTGATGGCTGGCCATCGCTTCCTCGACCGGTGCAACCATTTGAAGAAGAATGACAAAGAGGAG TCTCCTCTGTTCCAGCTGTTCCTGGACTGTGTGTGGCAGATTATAAATCAGTACCCAGCAGCCTTTGAGTTCACTGAGACCTACCTGACTGTGCTCAGTGACAGCATGTGGATCCCTGTCTTCAGCACCTTCCTCTTCAACTGTCCCCAGCAGCGCACTGAGAACAGCATG GACTTTGCTCAGAGTAAGTGCATCTCTGTGGGGGAGGAGAAGGCCCTGCGTTTCCCCCCTGTCTGGGACTGGTCACAGCAGTTCACCCCCAAAGACCAGGCCCTTTTCAACAACCCCATGTATGTTGGCAAAGGTGCCACCTGTGTTCAGAACGGAGCAGTGAAGTCCTTCAGACGCACTAAG AAAAACTACAGTTCTACACTCCGAGGGATGCCCTCTTCCCTGAGGAACATCCTGATGGACGGCCATGACAGCCTCACCCTGACCAGACGGAACTCCCTCGTGTCGCGGCTCAAACCAGACTTCTCCCAGATCAGAGAGGTGGTGGAGAGTCCAACAGAGCGCTTCTTCAGGGACTGGGTCTCCCGGCCCGCAGACCTACAGGGGATGCTCATCCCCCAGCTCCTGCCTTCACACCTGGCCCTGTGGAGGCTCTACTTCCTGCGCTGGGTCCCTGAAGCCAGCATCCCCAAGGGCGGCCCTGTAACCGCATACCACAAGCTCTCCCAGCTGGCTGATGAGGTAGAGAAGCTGCAGAGCCAGCTACGCCAGTACAAGGGGGCCACTCCGGCCAGCACCCCGACCTCCAACCCCAGCGCCCCCCCATCAGACCACAGCAGGATGTACTTTAAGGCCGGTTCCACCCACGAGCCCTCTTCAACTCCAGAGTACCTCAGCTcctccttccccttctctcccgTGGGGAACATGTGCCGCCGCAGCATCCTGGGCACTCCTCTCAGCAAGTTCCTGAACGGGGCAAAGATATGGCTCTCCACTGAAACTCTGGCCAATGAGGCACTCTGA
- the LOC139562751 gene encoding myotubularin-related protein 10-like isoform X1 has translation MFSVKPMKPTFKSYLPPLQTELKKIPQPPIKKLEARLLPGEIVVNEVSFVRKCIGADSSHGDLWGKLICTNFKVSFITHDALPMQRFQVANRLLGEHDVPLACVEQVVTVNDAKGKQKVLCSNQKLKFNPTELILYCKDFRIIRFRFDEAGPQSAKKVCLAIAHYSQPADPQLLFGFEYVGKQYYGSLGERVNGVDPGGGLQMPLFDRPSEWDREIKRTGAAEWRVCSINEGYVVSPSLPEYFVVPVSLADQDLKQYLCFFTAHRIPLWCWNHPNGSALVRMASISDPLQQRKLDQRICSAITKSHPQRSDVLKSDLDKNLPNIQDIQAAFVKVRQICVIEPFEESEEKWLSSMESSRWLEYVRAFLKHSAEVVYLLEGKHVSVILQEEEDRDLSCVVSSLVQLMLDPHFRSLTGFQSLVQKEWVMAGHRFLDRCNHLKKNDKEESPLFQLFLDCVWQIINQYPAAFEFTETYLTVLSDSMWIPVFSTFLFNCPQQRTENSMDFAQSKCISVGEEKALRFPPVWDWSQQFTPKDQALFNNPMYVGKGATCVQNGAVKSFRRTKKNYSSTLRGMPSSLRNILMDGHDSLTLTRRNSLVSRLKPDFSQIREVVESPTERFFRDWVSRPADLQGMLIPQLLPSHLALWRLYFLRWVPEASIPKGGPVTAYHKLSQLADEVEKLQSQLRQYKGATPASTPTSNPSAPPSDHSRMYFKAGSTHEPSSTPEYLSSSFPFSPVGNMCRRSILGTPLSKFLNGAKIWLSTETLANEAL, from the exons ATGTTTTCTGTGAAGCCCATGAAACCAACCTTTAAATCCTACCTTCCGCCTTTACAG ACTGAACTGAAAAAAATTCCACAGCCACCTATCAAGAAGTTAGAGGCCAGGTTACTTCCAG GGGAGATTGTGGTGAACGAAGTGAGCTTTGTGAGGAAGTGCATCGGAGCAGATAGCAGCCATGGTGACCTGTGGGGGAAGCTGATATGCACCAACTTCAAGGTTTCCTTCATCACCCATGATGCCCTCCCCATGCAG AGGTTCCAGGTTGCCAACCGTCTGCTTGGAGAGCACGATGTTCCCCTGGCGTGTGTTGAGCAGGTGGTGACAG TGAACGATGCTAAGGGGAAGCAGAAGGTTCTGTGTTCCAACCAAAAGCTGAAGTTTAATCCCACCGAGCTCATCCTTTACTGCAAGGATTTCCGAATCATCAGGTTCCGCTTTGACGAGGCTGGGCCCCAGAGCGCCAAGAAG GTTTGCCTGGCCATCGCTCACTACTCCCAGCCCGCTGATCCCCAGCTGCTGTTTGGCTTCGAGTACGTAGGGAAGCAATACTATGGATCATTGG GGGAGCGAGTTAATGGAGTAGATCCCGGAGGAGGACTGCAGATGCCCCTGTTTGACCGGCCTTCTGAATGGGACAGAGAGATCAAGAGAACGGGTGCAGCGGAGTGGAGGGTGTGCTCCATCAACGAGGGCTACGTCGTCTCACCCAG tctcccAGAGTACTTTGTGGTCCCAGTGTCCTTGGCGGATCAAGACCTGAAGCAGTACTTGTGTTTTTTCACTGCTCACCGCATCCCT TTGTGGTGCTGGAATCACCCCAACGGCAGTGCCCTGGTGCGCATGGCCAGCATCAGTGACCCACTGCAGCAGAGGAAGCTGGACCAGAG GATCTGTAGTGCCATAACAAAGAGCCACCCACAGCGCAGTGACGTCCTCAAGTCCGACCTGGACAAGAACCTGCCCAACATCCAGGACATCCAGGCTGCCTTTGTCAAAGTGCGGCAGATCTGTGTCATCG aGCCCTTTGAGGAGTCTGAGGAGAAGTGGCTGTCGTCCATGGAAAGCTCTCGATGGCTGGAGTATGTCAG GGCCTTCCTGAAGCATTCAGCCGAGGTAGTCTACTTGCTGGAGGGAAAACATGTGTCTGTCATTCTGCAAG aggAAGAAGACAGGGACCTGAGCTGTGTGGTGTCCTCTCTGGTACAACTGATGCTGGACCCTCACTTCCGTAGCCTCACTGGCTTCCAGAGCCTGGTGCAGAAGGAGTGGGTGATGGCTGGCCATCGCTTCCTCGACCGGTGCAACCATTTGAAGAAGAATGACAAAGAGGAG TCTCCTCTGTTCCAGCTGTTCCTGGACTGTGTGTGGCAGATTATAAATCAGTACCCAGCAGCCTTTGAGTTCACTGAGACCTACCTGACTGTGCTCAGTGACAGCATGTGGATCCCTGTCTTCAGCACCTTCCTCTTCAACTGTCCCCAGCAGCGCACTGAGAACAGCATG GACTTTGCTCAGAGTAAGTGCATCTCTGTGGGGGAGGAGAAGGCCCTGCGTTTCCCCCCTGTCTGGGACTGGTCACAGCAGTTCACCCCCAAAGACCAGGCCCTTTTCAACAACCCCATGTATGTTGGCAAAGGTGCCACCTGTGTTCAGAACGGAGCAGTGAAGTCCTTCAGACGCACTAAG AAAAACTACAGTTCTACACTCCGAGGGATGCCCTCTTCCCTGAGGAACATCCTGATGGACGGCCATGACAGCCTCACCCTGACCAGACGGAACTCCCTCGTGTCGCGGCTCAAACCAGACTTCTCCCAGATCAGAGAGGTGGTGGAGAGTCCAACAGAGCGCTTCTTCAGGGACTGGGTCTCCCGGCCCGCAGACCTACAGGGGATGCTCATCCCCCAGCTCCTGCCTTCACACCTGGCCCTGTGGAGGCTCTACTTCCTGCGCTGGGTCCCTGAAGCCAGCATCCCCAAGGGCGGCCCTGTAACCGCATACCACAAGCTCTCCCAGCTGGCTGATGAGGTAGAGAAGCTGCAGAGCCAGCTACGCCAGTACAAGGGGGCCACTCCGGCCAGCACCCCGACCTCCAACCCCAGCGCCCCCCCATCAGACCACAGCAGGATGTACTTTAAGGCCGGTTCCACCCACGAGCCCTCTTCAACTCCAGAGTACCTCAGCTcctccttccccttctctcccgTGGGGAACATGTGCCGCCGCAGCATCCTGGGCACTCCTCTCAGCAAGTTCCTGAACGGGGCAAAGATATGGCTCTCCACTGAAACTCTGGCCAATGAGGCACTCTGA